In the Flavobacterium pallidum genome, one interval contains:
- the mce gene encoding methylmalonyl-CoA epimerase, which translates to MNKIEHIGIAVKDLETSNLLFEKIFGAPPYKSEEVASEGVKTSFFMNGPNKIELLEATNPDSPIAKFLEKKGEGIHHIAFDVTDIVAEIARLKGEGFTVLNETPKPGADNKLVAFLHPKGTNGVLIELCQEKR; encoded by the coding sequence ATGAACAAAATCGAACATATCGGCATTGCTGTCAAAGACCTTGAAACGTCCAATCTTCTTTTCGAAAAAATCTTCGGAGCGCCGCCTTACAAAAGTGAGGAAGTCGCCAGCGAAGGCGTAAAAACATCGTTCTTCATGAATGGCCCAAATAAAATTGAACTCCTCGAAGCCACCAATCCGGATAGCCCGATTGCCAAATTCCTGGAAAAGAAAGGGGAAGGCATCCACCACATCGCTTTCGACGTGACTGATATCGTTGCCGAAATCGCACGCCTCAAAGGTGAAGGCTTCACGGTCCTGAATGAAACCCCGAAACCCGGTGCCGACAATAAGTTAGTCGCCTTCCTGCATCCTAAAGGCACGAACGGGGTTTTGATCGAGCTGTGCCAGGAGAAGCGCTAG
- the rbfA gene encoding 30S ribosome-binding factor RbfA, which yields METNRQKKIGGVLQQDLVDILQGEIRKNGITNLVISVSKVSVTTDLSVASVHLSIFPQEKAAETLAAIRSNGPLIKHDLAQRVKMQLRKVPNLTFYLDDSLDYIEKIDKALSQKENPIENRDLLDRRKKF from the coding sequence ATGGAAACGAACAGACAGAAAAAAATAGGCGGCGTACTGCAACAGGATTTGGTAGATATTTTACAAGGTGAAATCCGGAAAAACGGTATTACGAATCTTGTGATTTCAGTATCAAAAGTCAGTGTCACCACTGATTTATCCGTTGCCAGCGTGCACCTCAGCATTTTTCCTCAGGAAAAGGCGGCAGAGACTTTAGCAGCCATCCGTTCCAATGGCCCTTTGATTAAACATGATCTTGCCCAACGCGTGAAAATGCAGTTGCGCAAAGTACCGAACCTGACTTTCTATCTTGACGATTCCCTGGATTATATCGAAAAGATTGACAAGGCGCTTTCGCAAAAGGAAAATCCGATTGAAAACAGGGATTTGCTCGACCGCAGAAAAAAATTCTAG